One Halarcobacter ebronensis genomic window carries:
- the purF gene encoding amidophosphoribosyltransferase → MCAIVGIYGNENAARLASLALFSMQHRGQEATGISSSCDGKIYTKKDRGLVSEVFTDEALKYLKGDMAIGHNRYSTAGGDSILDAQPVFAKYKLGEISIVHNGNLINKDEVRRELIDNGAIFQTGMDTENLIHLIAKNSKDRLRDRIEEALQKTIGAYCFIIQSRNKQFVIRDRYGIRPLSLGKLKSGGYIVASETCAFELVDAKFIRDIRPGEMLIFSKKSDEPESIQLFEPEFRPCAFEYVYFARPDSEIDGKNVYNTRENMGKTLAKNDKGNGIHVDMVIPVPDSGVPAALGYASESKIPFKYGIIRNHYVGRTFIEPTQEMRNMKVKMKLSPMRSLIEGKSLLVIDDSIVRGTTSKRIVRMLKEAGAKEVHFRVASPEIKYPCFYGIDTPSKEELISHRMTKEEICEYIEADTLEYLSIEDLVNSIGNDRHYALESFDGDYFVTK, encoded by the coding sequence ATGTGTGCAATAGTTGGTATTTATGGTAATGAAAATGCAGCAAGATTAGCCTCTTTGGCTCTTTTCTCTATGCAACATAGGGGACAAGAAGCTACAGGTATATCTTCTTCATGTGATGGAAAAATCTATACAAAAAAAGATAGAGGATTGGTTTCAGAGGTTTTTACCGATGAAGCATTAAAATATTTAAAAGGTGATATGGCAATAGGTCATAATAGATACTCTACAGCAGGTGGAGACTCTATTTTAGATGCCCAGCCAGTTTTTGCAAAGTATAAGTTAGGTGAAATTTCGATAGTTCATAACGGAAACTTAATAAATAAAGATGAAGTAAGAAGAGAGCTTATAGATAACGGTGCAATTTTCCAAACAGGAATGGACACAGAGAATCTTATCCATCTAATAGCAAAGAATTCAAAAGATAGATTAAGAGATAGAATTGAAGAGGCACTGCAAAAGACTATAGGTGCTTACTGCTTTATTATTCAATCAAGAAATAAACAATTTGTTATTAGAGATAGATATGGAATTAGACCACTATCTTTAGGTAAATTAAAATCTGGGGGATACATAGTTGCAAGTGAAACTTGTGCATTTGAGCTTGTAGATGCGAAGTTTATTAGAGATATTAGACCAGGTGAGATGTTAATATTCTCTAAAAAGAGTGATGAACCAGAATCAATTCAACTATTTGAACCTGAATTTAGACCTTGTGCATTTGAGTATGTATATTTTGCAAGACCTGACTCTGAAATAGATGGTAAAAATGTATATAATACAAGAGAAAATATGGGGAAAACACTGGCAAAAAATGATAAAGGAAATGGAATTCATGTTGATATGGTGATTCCTGTTCCAGACTCTGGTGTTCCAGCAGCTCTTGGATATGCTTCTGAGAGTAAAATACCTTTTAAATATGGGATTATTAGAAATCATTATGTGGGACGAACTTTTATTGAACCAACTCAAGAGATGAGAAATATGAAAGTTAAAATGAAACTCTCTCCTATGAGATCACTTATCGAAGGGAAATCTCTTCTTGTAATTGATGACTCTATTGTAAGGGGTACCACTTCAAAAAGAATTGTTAGAATGCTTAAAGAAGCAGGAGCAAAAGAGGTTCACTTTAGAGTAGCAAGTCCAGAGATAAAATATCCTTGTTTTTATGGAATAGATACTCCGTCAAAAGAGGAGTTAATCTCTCATAGAATGACAAAAGAAGAAATTTGTGAGTATATTGAAGCGGACACTTTAGAGTATCTATCAATAGAGGATTTGGTTAACTCTATAGGAAATGACAGACATTATGCCCTAGAAAGTTTTGATGGTGACTATTTCGTTACAAAATAA
- a CDS encoding TIGR01212 family radical SAM protein (This family includes YhcC from E. coli K-12, an uncharacterized radical SAM protein.), producing MVTISLQNKKTSTKNRAKEVLTIGRYFKKKFKEKIYKVPISISGFTCPNIDGTVARGGCSFCENDSFSPNLQERKPAFKLNPRVEKNPFLERQLAQLELQFNATKSRLENKFGTKKFIVYFQSFTNTYAPLETLKALYTKALSFENVIGLSIGTRTDCMTDEILDFLEELSKDKEIWVEYGIQSFYDETLEKINRGDDSANMLKWIKKTKQRDLKVCGHLIYGLPDETQEMMLETLKKTIELKVDSIKFHPLYVVKNTLLTKEFKKGLFTPISEELYIDTVVKSIKMLPDNISVQRVTAGIDNSTLLSPSWCKNKHQQIKNIREALLKEGLKY from the coding sequence ATGGTGACTATTTCGTTACAAAATAAAAAAACTTCGACAAAAAACAGAGCAAAAGAAGTACTTACTATTGGTAGGTACTTCAAAAAAAAGTTTAAAGAAAAGATTTACAAAGTACCTATCTCTATCTCAGGTTTTACTTGTCCAAATATTGATGGAACAGTAGCGCGTGGAGGATGTAGTTTTTGTGAAAATGACTCTTTTTCTCCAAATTTACAAGAGAGAAAACCTGCTTTTAAACTTAATCCAAGAGTAGAAAAAAATCCATTTTTAGAAAGACAATTAGCACAACTTGAACTACAGTTTAATGCAACAAAAAGTAGACTTGAAAACAAGTTTGGGACAAAAAAATTTATTGTATATTTTCAATCTTTTACAAACACTTATGCTCCTTTGGAAACGCTAAAAGCTTTATACACAAAAGCTCTAAGTTTTGAGAATGTTATTGGATTATCTATTGGTACAAGAACTGATTGTATGACCGATGAGATACTTGATTTTTTAGAAGAGTTATCAAAAGATAAAGAGATTTGGGTGGAGTATGGAATACAATCTTTTTATGATGAGACTTTGGAAAAGATAAATAGAGGTGACGACTCTGCAAATATGCTTAAGTGGATTAAAAAGACTAAACAAAGAGATTTGAAAGTGTGTGGTCATTTAATTTATGGACTTCCTGATGAGACTCAAGAGATGATGTTGGAGACTTTGAAAAAAACTATTGAATTAAAAGTTGATTCAATAAAGTTTCACCCTCTGTATGTGGTTAAAAATACTCTTCTTACAAAAGAGTTTAAAAAAGGATTATTTACTCCAATATCAGAAGAGTTATATATAGATACAGTTGTAAAGTCTATAAAAATGTTACCCGATAATATATCAGTTCAAAGAGTGACTGCTGGAATTGATAATAGTACACTTCTTTCACCTTCATGGTGCAAAAATAAACATCAACAAATAAAAAATATTAGGGAAGCTTTATTAAAAGAGGGATTAAAATACTAA
- a CDS encoding LysR family transcriptional regulator, with protein sequence MLTDFAKLETFLTVVREKSFSKASAKLGISQPAVTQQMKFIEDYLDVQVVDRKKNGIRLTKEGQMLYAIAQKIERCVNNAEKELLKIMNKDVTFVFGASFIIGNYILPRFLNNLKENINNDVSINVSVSHKAIEDLLDKKIDMALVENYIPDDEIIYREWMDDEIVIFSNQELPAKAKAADLVSYKWVCRNPDSHTRLIFKESLEKANYPDCDTFDVTSEVTSATTIVQTVLHSDKNDRPTVSIVSRNAIESLLKAGALYESRIGNHKMSRKLYIAYRKDRKHDAFIENVVDYLLKIK encoded by the coding sequence ATGTTAACAGATTTTGCAAAATTAGAGACTTTCTTAACAGTAGTTAGAGAAAAATCTTTTTCTAAAGCTTCAGCTAAATTAGGTATTTCACAACCTGCTGTAACTCAACAGATGAAATTTATTGAAGACTATCTTGATGTACAAGTTGTTGATAGAAAGAAAAATGGTATTAGGTTAACCAAAGAAGGACAGATGCTTTATGCAATTGCACAAAAAATTGAACGATGTGTAAACAACGCAGAAAAAGAACTTCTTAAAATAATGAATAAGGATGTAACTTTTGTATTTGGTGCATCGTTTATTATTGGTAACTATATCCTTCCAAGATTTTTAAATAACTTGAAAGAGAACATCAACAATGATGTTTCAATTAATGTTTCAGTTTCACATAAAGCTATTGAAGACTTATTAGATAAGAAAATTGATATGGCGCTTGTTGAAAACTATATTCCTGATGATGAGATTATCTACAGAGAATGGATGGATGATGAGATTGTAATCTTCTCTAACCAAGAGTTACCTGCAAAAGCAAAAGCTGCTGATCTTGTATCTTATAAATGGGTATGTAGAAATCCTGATTCACATACAAGATTAATTTTTAAAGAATCACTTGAGAAAGCAAACTATCCAGATTGTGATACATTTGATGTAACAAGTGAAGTAACAAGTGCAACAACAATTGTGCAAACTGTTTTACACTCAGATAAAAATGATAGACCAACTGTTTCAATTGTATCAAGAAATGCAATTGAGTCTTTACTTAAAGCTGGTGCTTTATATGAGTCAAGAATTGGTAATCATAAAATGTCTAGAAAACTATATATTGCTTATAGAAAAGATAGAAAACACGACGCATTTATTGAAAATGTAGTTGATTATTTATTAAAAATTAAATAG
- a CDS encoding ATP-dependent helicase: MSENFLNSLNESQKIAAQHIDGSLLILAGAGSGKTKTITTRLAYLISIGIDPSSILTLTFTNKAATEMRERAYAMIDSSSVNTPPLLCTFHKFGLLFLKFHMSELNRKNSFIIIDNDDKKRILKTIDKEITTSLLVSEISKYKNTLLTPSEAKIAAQLKLYQQIADIYEKYEAYLLKNNLVDFDDLLLLPYLILEKNEELAKQTSQRYQFIMVDEYQDTNELQYKLLRKLCTTHNNLCVVGDDDQSIYGWRGATIKNILNFADNFKDTKIVKLEENYRSTDTILEHANQLIEHNRDRLGKKLIGTREKGESVKVYESSDENEETRKIIDDITKLVARGESARNIAILFRVNALSRSLEEGFNRAGINYRLIGGMKFYERAEIKDLIAYFRLLTNSTDNFSLKRVANKPKRGIGKTTLDKLDDLSNETKKPIFNILEEYSPEELSTIVGKKNSRTLKVFIASIMDLRDMLEESKMRFLDSFEETFDYRASFDNVPDGFDRQGNIDEFYGYIRDFFIQNPHLNLEDFLNEIALESEQSELTDQAVSMMSIHSSKGLEYKHLFVIGLEEGFFPIIGDGSDIEEERRLGYVALTRAMDTLTLSFVHSRFYKGKRATLLKSRFLSESGLIKGSLTIEKQSSYKKGDLVQHKIFGMGRVQKAEKAGKDFKLTINFGGQRRDILSSFVEKI; encoded by the coding sequence ATGTCGGAAAATTTTTTAAATTCACTTAATGAATCGCAGAAAATAGCTGCTCAACATATCGATGGCTCTTTATTAATTTTAGCAGGAGCTGGGTCTGGTAAAACTAAAACAATTACTACTAGACTTGCATATTTAATCTCTATTGGAATTGATCCAAGCTCTATTTTAACGCTGACTTTTACTAATAAAGCGGCAACTGAGATGAGAGAAAGAGCTTATGCTATGATAGATTCTTCTTCTGTAAACACTCCACCACTTCTTTGTACTTTTCACAAATTTGGATTACTTTTTTTAAAATTTCATATGAGTGAATTAAATAGAAAGAACTCATTTATTATTATTGATAATGACGATAAAAAAAGAATTTTAAAAACAATTGATAAAGAAATAACGACATCATTATTGGTTTCAGAGATCTCAAAATATAAGAATACATTATTAACTCCAAGTGAAGCAAAAATAGCAGCACAACTTAAACTTTACCAACAAATTGCTGATATTTATGAAAAATATGAAGCTTACCTTTTAAAAAACAATCTAGTTGACTTTGATGATTTATTACTTCTTCCTTATCTTATTTTGGAAAAAAATGAGGAGTTAGCCAAGCAAACCAGCCAAAGATATCAGTTTATAATGGTAGATGAGTATCAAGATACAAATGAATTACAATATAAACTACTAAGAAAACTTTGTACTACACACAACAACCTTTGTGTTGTTGGTGATGATGACCAATCTATTTATGGTTGGAGAGGTGCAACAATTAAAAATATTCTAAATTTTGCAGATAATTTTAAAGATACAAAAATTGTTAAGTTAGAAGAGAACTATAGATCTACTGATACAATCTTAGAACACGCTAATCAATTAATAGAACACAATAGAGACAGACTTGGTAAAAAGCTTATTGGAACCAGAGAAAAGGGTGAGAGTGTAAAAGTTTATGAATCAAGTGACGAAAATGAAGAGACAAGAAAAATAATTGATGATATAACTAAACTTGTAGCAAGGGGTGAATCTGCAAGAAATATTGCAATTTTATTTAGGGTAAATGCACTTTCAAGATCTTTGGAAGAGGGGTTTAATAGAGCTGGAATAAACTATAGACTTATTGGTGGAATGAAGTTCTATGAAAGAGCAGAGATTAAAGATTTAATTGCATACTTTAGACTTTTAACAAATTCTACTGATAATTTTTCACTAAAAAGAGTGGCTAACAAACCAAAAAGAGGGATAGGAAAAACAACACTCGATAAACTAGATGATTTATCAAATGAGACAAAAAAACCTATTTTTAATATTTTAGAAGAGTATTCTCCTGAGGAGTTATCAACCATTGTTGGAAAGAAAAACTCAAGAACTTTAAAAGTTTTTATAGCTTCTATTATGGATTTAAGAGATATGTTAGAGGAATCAAAGATGAGATTTCTTGACTCATTTGAAGAGACTTTTGATTATAGAGCCTCTTTTGATAATGTTCCTGATGGTTTTGATAGACAAGGGAATATTGATGAGTTTTATGGATATATTAGAGATTTTTTTATTCAAAATCCACACTTAAATTTAGAAGATTTTTTAAATGAAATTGCTTTAGAGTCTGAACAAAGCGAGTTAACAGATCAAGCTGTATCAATGATGAGTATTCACTCTTCAAAAGGTTTAGAGTATAAACATCTATTTGTAATTGGACTTGAAGAAGGATTTTTCCCTATAATTGGTGATGGAAGTGACATAGAAGAGGAGAGAAGATTGGGATATGTTGCCCTAACAAGAGCTATGGATACTTTAACTCTCTCATTTGTTCATTCTAGATTTTACAAAGGTAAAAGAGCTACTTTATTAAAGAGTAGATTTTTAAGTGAATCAGGCCTTATAAAAGGAAGCCTTACAATAGAAAAACAATCTTCATATAAAAAAGGGGATTTAGTTCAACACAAAATCTTTGGTATGGGACGAGTTCAAAAAGCAGAAAAGGCTGGCAAAGATTTTAAACTAACCATAAACTTTGGTGGGCAAAGAAGGGATATTCTTTCATCATTTGTTGAAAAAATCTAA
- the truB gene encoding tRNA pseudouridine(55) synthase TruB, with translation MQKRLYDNTQLNKLIVVNKPIFKSSNSYLNEIKRKYRNKKAGFSGTLDPFACGCLIVAFGQYSKLFQYLKKTPKTYRAVVWLGATSESLDIENIIEIKEEKRINIEILNKEIQNLVGEHKYYPPKFSAKKIDGKRAYDLARSGQEVDMKLSTMQVIDTKFISYKHPFVTFEATVSEGSYIRSLAQILLEKLEVKGTLSFLNRLNEGAFKFEDEKELNPLDYLDLKENIYMGDKSYFENGKKIQKGYFKFQENGEYLIKFDDFFSIIQIQNDEVKYLLNKVQVSG, from the coding sequence ATGCAAAAAAGATTATACGATAATACTCAATTAAATAAATTAATTGTAGTAAATAAACCAATATTTAAAAGTTCAAACTCATATTTAAATGAGATAAAAAGAAAATATAGAAATAAAAAAGCTGGGTTTAGTGGAACTTTAGATCCCTTTGCTTGCGGCTGTTTAATTGTTGCTTTTGGACAATATTCTAAGCTTTTCCAATATCTTAAAAAAACACCCAAAACTTATAGAGCAGTTGTTTGGTTAGGTGCAACTTCTGAATCTTTAGATATTGAGAATATTATTGAAATAAAAGAAGAAAAAAGAATAAATATTGAAATTTTAAATAAAGAGATTCAAAACTTAGTAGGAGAACATAAATACTATCCTCCAAAATTTTCAGCAAAAAAAATTGATGGGAAAAGAGCATATGACTTGGCAAGAAGTGGTCAAGAAGTTGATATGAAACTCTCAACAATGCAAGTTATAGATACTAAATTTATCTCATATAAACACCCTTTTGTAACCTTTGAAGCAACTGTAAGTGAAGGCTCATATATAAGAAGTTTAGCTCAGATTTTATTGGAAAAATTAGAGGTAAAAGGTACACTAAGTTTTTTAAATAGATTAAATGAGGGTGCATTTAAATTTGAAGATGAAAAAGAGCTAAATCCTTTAGATTATCTAGATTTAAAAGAGAATATCTATATGGGAGACAAAAGCTATTTTGAAAATGGCAAAAAGATACAAAAGGGATATTTTAAGTTTCAAGAAAATGGGGAGTATCTTATAAAATTTGATGATTTTTTTAGTATAATCCAAATTCAAAATGATGAAGTTAAATATCTATTAAATAAGGTTCAAGTAAGTGGTTAG
- a CDS encoding 4-(cytidine 5'-diphospho)-2-C-methyl-D-erythritol kinase gives MVRRSFAKVNIFLKIAGKRGDYHEIVSRFAIVPSLYDIISFDEGIFSDFTLVGNFGCETKKNTIYKAYLKLKELSSEVEEYFKKHCVIVDKTIPEFAGLGGGSSNAAIFMLMVNEVCSLNLSKDELAKIGVQIGADVPFFIYEYNSANVTGIGEIVEKFDEEPLDFEVITPKIECNTGKIFTSFRKNHYKELDNKLKEKLLNMKSKDILLNYNIYEANDLFESSLDSYPELNEYNKKDWFFSGSGSSFFKVIDE, from the coding sequence GTGGTTAGAAGATCTTTTGCAAAAGTTAACATCTTTTTAAAAATTGCAGGCAAAAGAGGAGATTATCATGAGATAGTCTCTAGGTTTGCCATTGTACCTTCATTATATGACATAATAAGTTTTGACGAAGGAATTTTCAGTGACTTTACACTTGTTGGGAATTTTGGATGTGAAACTAAAAAAAATACAATATATAAAGCTTATTTGAAACTAAAAGAACTTTCATCTGAAGTTGAAGAATATTTTAAAAAACATTGTGTAATTGTAGATAAAACTATTCCAGAGTTTGCAGGACTTGGAGGTGGAAGTTCAAATGCTGCAATATTTATGTTAATGGTAAATGAAGTTTGTTCTTTAAATCTTTCAAAAGATGAACTGGCAAAAATAGGTGTTCAAATTGGTGCAGATGTACCTTTTTTTATATATGAGTACAATAGTGCAAATGTAACGGGTATTGGAGAGATTGTTGAAAAATTTGATGAAGAACCTTTAGACTTTGAAGTAATTACACCTAAAATAGAGTGTAATACTGGAAAAATATTTACATCTTTTAGAAAAAATCATTATAAAGAGCTTGATAATAAATTAAAAGAGAAGTTATTAAATATGAAATCAAAAGATATTTTGTTAAACTACAATATATATGAAGCAAATGACCTCTTTGAATCTTCACTTGATTCTTATCCAGAATTGAATGAATACAATAAAAAAGATTGGTTTTTTAGTGGAAGTGGAAGTTCTTTTTTTAAGGTAATAGATGAGTAA
- the smpB gene encoding SsrA-binding protein SmpB: MSKKEIKKNLVFKNRKAFHDYEILDTLEVGVVLEGSEVKAAREGRVNLKDTHVRIIKNEVFVLNMHITHLSTTHSTYRPDERRARKLLLHRKEIDKLYSKVTKDGITLVPLKLYFNSKNMIKMQIATARGKKLHDKREDLKQKTMQRDAQQALKNH; the protein is encoded by the coding sequence ATGAGTAAAAAAGAGATTAAAAAAAACTTAGTTTTTAAAAATAGAAAAGCATTTCATGATTATGAGATTTTAGATACATTAGAAGTGGGTGTTGTACTTGAAGGAAGTGAAGTAAAAGCTGCTAGAGAAGGTAGGGTAAATCTAAAAGATACCCATGTGAGAATTATTAAAAATGAAGTATTTGTCTTAAATATGCATATAACTCATCTAAGCACAACTCATTCAACTTATAGACCAGATGAAAGAAGAGCTAGAAAACTTTTATTACATAGAAAAGAGATAGACAAACTTTATTCAAAGGTAACAAAAGATGGAATAACATTAGTGCCATTAAAATTATATTTTAATTCAAAAAATATGATAAAAATGCAAATTGCAACAGCTCGTGGTAAGAAATTGCATGACAAAAGGGAAGATTTGAAGCAAAAAACTATGCAGAGGGATGCACAGCAGGCACTAAAAAACCACTAA
- the ccoN gene encoding cytochrome-c oxidase, cbb3-type subunit I: protein MQDGARIEYDYSIAKLFTFATILFGIIGLTLGVVLAFQLAFPELNHLAGEYGTFSRLRPLHTNGVAFGFTLSGIFATWYYVGQRVLKVSLKESPFLLAIGKLHFIVYFITILLAVVTLFAGITTSKEYAELEWPLDILIVVFWVLWGIGIFGLIGIRRERTLYISIWYYIACFIAVAMLHLFNSLEVPTMLVSGYGSWIHSVSMYAGSNDALVQWWYGHNAVAFVFTTPIIAMIYYFLPKESGQNVYSYKLSILAFWGLMFVYLWAGGHHLVYSTVPDWMQTMGSVMSVVLILPSWGSAINMLLTMKGEWQQLQTNTLIKFMVLASTFYMLSTIEGPIQSIKSVNAIAHFTDWIPGHVHDGVLGWVVFMIMAALFHMAPRMYGREIYSKSLLDTQFWLQTTGIVLYFTSMWIAGITQGMMWRAYDEYGSLVYSFIDTVTVLHPYYTIRAVGGLLYLIGFFMFAYNMYKTATAGRVLDKEPVNASPVAA, encoded by the coding sequence ATGCAAGACGGTGCTAGAATCGAGTATGATTACTCAATTGCAAAGCTATTCACATTTGCAACAATTCTGTTTGGTATCATTGGTTTAACGTTAGGTGTAGTCTTAGCGTTTCAACTAGCATTTCCTGAGTTAAATCATTTAGCTGGGGAGTATGGTACTTTCAGTAGACTAAGACCATTACACACTAATGGTGTTGCGTTTGGTTTTACTCTAAGTGGTATTTTTGCTACATGGTATTATGTAGGTCAAAGGGTATTAAAAGTATCTCTAAAAGAGTCTCCATTTCTTTTAGCAATAGGTAAACTACATTTTATAGTTTATTTTATTACTATTCTTTTAGCTGTTGTAACGCTATTTGCTGGGATTACAACTTCAAAAGAGTATGCTGAATTAGAATGGCCTTTAGATATTCTTATTGTTGTTTTCTGGGTACTATGGGGTATTGGAATTTTCGGACTTATTGGGATTAGAAGAGAAAGAACACTTTATATCTCTATTTGGTATTATATTGCATGTTTCATAGCTGTTGCAATGTTACACCTATTCAATAGTTTAGAAGTTCCAACAATGTTAGTATCTGGATATGGTTCATGGATTCACTCTGTATCAATGTATGCAGGGTCAAATGATGCATTAGTTCAATGGTGGTATGGGCACAATGCAGTTGCATTCGTATTTACTACACCAATTATTGCTATGATTTATTATTTCTTACCAAAAGAGTCTGGACAAAATGTATACTCTTATAAGTTATCAATCTTAGCATTCTGGGGATTAATGTTTGTATATCTATGGGCAGGTGGACACCACTTAGTTTACTCTACTGTTCCAGACTGGATGCAAACTATGGGTTCTGTAATGTCAGTTGTACTTATTCTTCCATCTTGGGGTTCTGCAATTAATATGCTTTTAACAATGAAAGGTGAGTGGCAACAGTTACAAACTAATACACTTATTAAATTTATGGTATTAGCTTCAACTTTCTATATGTTATCAACAATTGAAGGACCAATTCAATCTATTAAATCTGTTAATGCAATTGCGCACTTTACAGATTGGATTCCAGGTCACGTACATGATGGTGTATTAGGATGGGTTGTATTCATGATTATGGCTGCACTTTTCCATATGGCACCAAGAATGTATGGTAGAGAAATTTACTCTAAATCATTACTAGACACTCAATTCTGGTTACAAACAACTGGTATTGTTTTATATTTTACATCAATGTGGATTGCAGGTATTACACAAGGTATGATGTGGAGAGCATATGATGAATATGGTTCATTAGTTTACTCTTTCATTGATACTGTAACTGTATTACATCCATATTATACAATTAGAGCTGTTGGTGGGTTATTATACCTAATTGGATTCTTTATGTTTGCATACAATATGTACAAAACTGCAACTGCAGGTAGAGTGCTTGATAAAGAGCCAGTAAATGCTTCGCCAGTAGCAGCATAA
- the ccoO gene encoding cytochrome-c oxidase, cbb3-type subunit II, whose protein sequence is MFHWFEQRPFFFSVLLFIFVAFAGIVEVIPDFAKQSRPTVGTKPYSLLELAGRHVYIKDSCNACHSQLIRPFKSETDRYGMYSLSGEYAYDRPFLWGSKRTGPDLMRVGNYRTTDWHENHMLEPASVVPGSIMPAYPHMFTNMADLDTAYAEAFTVKTVFNTPYDIDLDGDGKVDVELGDYETAIAKAKEEAKAIAADMKNQAVKDAVANGQVPQIVALIAYLNSLK, encoded by the coding sequence ATGTTTCATTGGTTTGAACAAAGACCGTTTTTCTTTTCGGTACTGTTATTTATTTTCGTTGCATTTGCAGGTATTGTGGAAGTAATTCCTGATTTTGCAAAACAATCAAGACCTACTGTTGGTACAAAACCATACTCTCTATTAGAGTTAGCAGGTAGACATGTTTATATTAAAGATTCTTGTAATGCTTGCCACTCTCAGTTAATTAGACCATTTAAGTCTGAAACTGACAGATATGGTATGTATTCTTTATCTGGTGAGTATGCTTATGATAGACCATTCTTATGGGGATCAAAAAGAACTGGTCCAGACTTAATGAGAGTTGGTAACTACAGAACTACAGACTGGCATGAAAACCATATGTTAGAGCCTGCATCAGTTGTTCCAGGTTCAATTATGCCAGCTTACCCACATATGTTTACAAATATGGCAGATTTAGATACTGCATATGCGGAAGCATTTACTGTTAAAACAGTATTTAATACACCATATGATATTGATTTAGATGGTGATGGTAAAGTTGATGTTGAGTTAGGTGATTATGAGACAGCTATTGCAAAAGCTAAAGAAGAAGCAAAAGCGATTGCTGCTGATATGAAAAATCAAGCTGTAAAAGATGCCGTGGCTAACGGTCAAGTTCCTCAAATTGTTGCATTAATTGCATATTTAAATTCTTTAAAATAG
- a CDS encoding CcoQ/FixQ family Cbb3-type cytochrome c oxidase assembly chaperone yields the protein MDQEAILTFQGYAKFFLVLAVFIIFYSYAYSIYKRDKKGERDFEKYSKLVLDDGASIDPLEDRKEKKENKEKEK from the coding sequence ATGGATCAAGAAGCAATACTTACATTTCAAGGCTATGCGAAGTTTTTTCTAGTCTTGGCTGTATTCATCATATTTTACTCTTATGCATATTCTATCTATAAAAGAGATAAAAAGGGTGAGAGAGATTTCGAAAAGTACTCAAAATTAGTACTTGATGATGGAGCTTCTATTGATCCTCTCGAAGATAGAAAAGAAAAAAAAGAGAATAAAGAGAAGGAGAAATAA